A region of the Haematobia irritans isolate KBUSLIRL chromosome 5, ASM5000362v1, whole genome shotgun sequence genome:
ttctataaaaacttttgtcaaagttttatttctatagaaaattttgtcgaaaatttatgtcTACAGGAATTTTtggtgtaattttatttctatagaaaattttgtcaaaattttatttctacaggaaattttgtcaaaattgtatttctatagaaaattttgtcaaaattttatagaatttttttttttatagaaattttatagaaaaatttctcaaaattttattgctatagaataatataatatgtctatagaaaattttgtcaaaattttatttctattaaaaattttgtcaatagtttatttttatagaccaattgtgtctaaattttatttctatagaaatcatgtcacaattttactgctatagaaaattttctcgaaaattttattactatagaaaattttgtcaaaattttatttctgtataaaattttttcaaaattttatttctatagacaattgtgtcaaaattttattctatagaaattctgtcacaattttactgctatagaaaattttgtcaaaattttagtacagaatattttgtcaaaattttagtatggaatatttttgtcaaaatttcatttccatagaaaattttgtcaacattttatttctatagaaaattttgttaaaattttatttctataaaaacttttgtcaaagttttatttctatagaaaattttgtcaaaaatttatgtctacaggaaattttggtaaaattttatttctataaaaaattttgtcaaaattttgtttctatagaaaattttctcaaaattttatttctatagaacttgtcaaaatgttatttctatagaaaattttgtcaaaaatttatgtctacaggaaattttggtgaaattttatttccatagaaaattttttcaaaattttatttctacaggaaattttttcaaaattgtatttctatagaaaattttgtcaaaattttatttctatagaaaattttctcaaaattttatttctatagaacattttctcaaaattttatttctgtagaaaattttgtcaaaagtttatttctatagaaaattttgtcaacattttatttctacaggaaattttgtcaaaaatttgtttctatagattttgttaaaattttacttctataaattttgtttaaattgtatttctatagaaattttgtcacaatttggattctatagaaactaaattttgtcaacattgtatttctataaaaaatgttgtcacaattttatatctttagtaaattttgtcaaaattttagttctagtaaaaatttggtaacattttatttttatagaaaattttgtcaaaattttatttttatataaaactttgtcaagattttatttttatataaaactttgtcaaattaatatttttattttatttcaattttatttcaattctatttcttgacgtataataaatattttttacagatgtcatagaaaacaaacaataaagaTAAGAGCTCGTTCACAACAAATGTTCCATATCAAGACATTTGTAtcttgacgctcacttcatatcggtaaaatttatttgtaagtcCCATACATATGAAgcaattgattttaattaaatatgtgTACGTTATGATATATATGGAAAGTACAAGAAGACTACAATGAAACCTCTAAAACTTGGACTCTATGAAAAACGGGACACCATTCAAATTTGCACATTTTTTTGAGGCGTTTGCTATGTTGTCACATTAAAACTTACCTCGCATAATTGGGCACTTcccaaatatggacaaaattaagGCGATCGTGAATATCGACTTTTGATAttgatagttttcactttatatttttttaatgttttcccaAAAATTCACATAATAACGTTCTACATGTGGTAATTACATAATATGTAATGGTTGCAGTTACATTTTTGTTCTTATccgatgttacttctatagttgAATTAAAATGACCTGGTCCACCCTCACGTAAATAATAATGCCCATAATTACCTGGGCTACCCAAGTCTGTAATAAGTATGCCACTTAGGGGAACAGAATATGCTGTTCCCTACCAAGGGAAAAgagaattatttcttaattatgAAATATCTCGTCAATGTAGATGTATAGATAtacgataaataaaataaacttacgGTTATggggaatttttttattactgtTTGTACTGGTTCTGTCTCGTTTGCATCAATATATACACGAGAAATGTGTACAATGTCAGACATCAACCCAATACCTCCGAAGACTGTATTTAAACGTCCAAATGCAAACGTACAGCATAGGGACAAAATCAACAGTTTTGAAACCAATGACAATTTCCATTGTGCCATATTTGTACTAATTTGATTTGGTTTGTCAATAAAGAACAAAATTGCTTTTACAGATTCATATATATGTGTGGAGGAAatcttttgtgaaattttcgggGAAATTAATGAATTGCAACATCATGTATcgaccatattttttttttatataaatacttGTTAAACCTCATGTATGTATAAGAGAGAAAATTATAATTGCGATTATGCATGCAAGACCCTGATTTATATATGATAATAgggctcccagcaaaaaaatacgTCTCAGAAAATgagtattgaaaatgttctttttggatcggaAAGTAGTGCTAAATTGAcgtagaagcaatgaatttacacAGTAGCcggtgcatcacttcttaaggtgtgatacgatattttgccaaataaataaattgtataattctttttgtgatttttaatgcattataacgccaaTCTGAATCGTCTGACCTCAGACCCAGGTTCCAccccgatacaacgattataacgattataacgacctttcaatttgttgataccattttgatagtactccttcggttttgcctcaaataggcctcagtttcggcgatcacctcttcattgcagccatttccctgcgagcatccttttgaggtctgagaacaagaaaaagtcgctggggccagatctggagaatacggtgggtgggaaagcaattcgaagcccaattcatgaatttttgccatcgttctcaatgacttgtggcacggtgctttgtcttggtgaaacaacacttttttcttcttcatatggggccgttttgccgcgatttcgaccttcaaacgctccaataacgccatataatagtcaatgttgatggtttttcccttatcaagataatcgataaaaattattccatgcgcatcccaaaaaacagaggccattactttgccagcggacttttgagtctttccacgcttcggagacggttcaccggtcgctgtccacttagccgacagtcgattggactcaggatgaAACActatttcatccattgtcacatatcgacggaaaaactcgggtgctttacgagttaacagctgcaaacaccgctcagaatcatcaacacgttgttgtt
Encoded here:
- the LOC142239006 gene encoding uncharacterized protein LOC142239006, giving the protein MAQWKLSLVSKLLILSLCCTFAFGRLNTVFGGIGLMSDIVHISRVYIDANETEPVQTVIKKFPITGTAYSVPLSGILITDLGSPGNYGHYYLREGGPGHFNSTIEVTSDKNKNVTATITYYVITTCRTLLCEFLGKH